CAATGAGTTCCTGGACGCGCCCAAGAAGGAGCGCGCGTTCGCCGTCTCGACCCCGCGCGGGCTGCTCGTCCTGCACCTGGGAGGAATGGACTCCGAGGAGCACGAGGGGATGCTCCCGGCCTACGAGCTGGCGAAGCAGAGCGTGCGCAAGGCCTGACGGGGCCGTCCCGGCGCGCAGGCCACCCGGGCGTCCCGCCGGTCGTTCCACCGGGCGGGCCCGTGTCCGTACGGGCCCGCCCGAGGTGCCCGATCACCCGGTCCCTGACAGGCTCGGTCCATGCGAGTGGCACTGGCACAGACCGACTGCGTACTGGGCGAGGTGGACCAGAATCTCGTGACGGCCCGGGAGCAGATCGAGCAGGCCGTCGCCCAGGGCGCGGACCTCGTCGTCTTCCCCGAGCTGAGCCTGCACGGCTACCACCTGGGCGCGCTGGAGCGGGACACCTCGGTGGAGGCGCGCGATCCGCGGCTGCTGGAGCTGGGAACGTTCGGCGTGGATGTGATGGCCGGGTTCCACGAGCACACGCGGCTGCGGGCGTACAACACCTGTGCGTACTACAACGACGGTGAACTGCTGTACGCGCACCGGAAGTTGTACCTCCCCAACTATCTGGCCTGGGAGGAGCGAAAGCATGTCAGCCCCGGCCAGTTGCTGCGCGCCTACGACCTGCCGCGCGGCCGGGGCCGGGCGGCGACCCTCGTCTGCAACGACGCCTGGCAGCCGGTGCTGCCCTGGCTCGCCGTGCAGGACGGCGCGGAGGTCCTGCTCGTACCGGCGAACAGTGCGGCGAGCCTGGACCCGGAGGCGATGGACACCGGCCTGTACTGGGACAGCCTGCTGTCCTACACGGCGCGGATGCTCCAGTGCTGGGTCGTCTTCGTGAACCGGGTGGGGAACGAGAACGGCGCGTCGTTCTGGGGCGGTTCGCGCGTGGTGGACCCGCGGGGCGCGGTGGTGGCCCAGGCGCCCAAGTGGGAGCCCGGTCTGGTCACCGTCGACATCGACGTCCACGAGGCGCGCCGGCAGCGGCGTTCGGTGCCGCTGGTGGCGGAGGCCCGCCTGGGGCTGATCGACCGCGAGGTGCGGCGGCTGATCGACGAGGGCGGGGACAGCTGAGGGCGGGGTGGCGCCCCGCCCGGCCACCGCTGCCAGCGGCGGTGGCGATCGCGTACCACAAGCGCAGGCGAAGGGGAGTGTGCGGGGCCTGCCCTGCCCGCCTGGGATCATCAGTACGAAACACGTTCCTGAGGAGGCAGTCGGTGAGCACGGTCGGTACGGTCGAGAAGGCCCTCGCCGCCGCGTTGTACGCGGACGGCGACCAAGGCCTCGACACCGGCGCCTCACTGCTCGCCGCCGACCCGGCCGCCGACGCCGAACTGCAGCTGCGGGGCGAGGAGTTCGTACGCCGGGCCTGGGAGCGCGGCTGGCAGCCCGCCGATGTCGTACGGATCGTCCGGCGCGACCTCGACGAGCCGCACGAGCGACTGGTCGCGGAGCTGATCACGGGGGAGAGCGGGCGGTACGCGCACCTCGCCCCGCGCTGGCGGGCCCAGCTCGACGAGCTGAAGCAGACCCCGTACACCGCCGACCGCTTCTCGTACGCGACCGCCGTGCTGGAGCTGTACCGCCTGCTGGTCCGGCTGCCCGCGATCGAGCCGGTCGGCCCGGTCCCCGGCGCGCCCTTCACCGCGGAGCCCTCGCCGCACGAGCCGCGCATGCTCACCCGCATCCGCGCGCTGCTGGCCAAGGCGGAGGCGACGGGCTTTCCGCAGGAGGCGGAGGCGCTCACGGCCAAGGCGCAGGAGCTGATGGCGCGGCACAGCGTCGACGAGGCGGTGCTCGCCGCGCAGACGCACCGGCCCGATGTGCCCGCGGCCTGCCGGATCGGGGTGGACGCTCCGTACGAGACGGCCAAGGCGATTCTGCTGGACGCGGTCGCCTCGGCGAACCGCTGCCGCGCGGTGTGGAACAGCGGCTTCGGCTTCTCGACGGTCGTCGGCTTCGAGGCCGATCTGGAGGGGGTCGAGCTGCTGTACACCTCGCTGCTGGTGCAGGGGACGTCGGCGATGACCCGCGCGGAGGCGACGCAGCGCGCCGGCGGCCGCAAGCGGACGAAGGCGTTCCGTCAGTCGTTCCTGATGGCGTACGCAAGCCGTCTCGGCGAGCGCCTGGCCGTGGCGACGGACGCGGTGACGGACGCGGTGACGGACGCGGTGACGGCCGACGGGGGCCGGGACCTGCTGCCTGTCCTGGCCGCGCGGGACGTGGCGGTCACGGACCGGGCGGAGCGGATGTTCCCGGAGACGACGACCACAAGGGTGCGCGGGGTGAACGACGAGGCGGGCTGGACGCACGGCAGAGCGGCGGCGGACAGCGCACAGGTCTCGAAGACGCACCCGCGCATCACGCCCTGAGGAAGGTCGGCCTTGAGACCCGCGATGAAGCGTCCGGGCGGCCGACGGCGACGAATCGGGACGCGGCCTCGCGCTCCTGGACGCGGTCTCCGTGCGCTGGGGTGTGGTGTGGGGCGCGGA
The Streptomyces lunaelactis genome window above contains:
- a CDS encoding nitrilase-related carbon-nitrogen hydrolase, with protein sequence MRVALAQTDCVLGEVDQNLVTAREQIEQAVAQGADLVVFPELSLHGYHLGALERDTSVEARDPRLLELGTFGVDVMAGFHEHTRLRAYNTCAYYNDGELLYAHRKLYLPNYLAWEERKHVSPGQLLRAYDLPRGRGRAATLVCNDAWQPVLPWLAVQDGAEVLLVPANSAASLDPEAMDTGLYWDSLLSYTARMLQCWVVFVNRVGNENGASFWGGSRVVDPRGAVVAQAPKWEPGLVTVDIDVHEARRQRRSVPLVAEARLGLIDREVRRLIDEGGDS
- a CDS encoding DUF2786 domain-containing protein, whose protein sequence is MSTVGTVEKALAAALYADGDQGLDTGASLLAADPAADAELQLRGEEFVRRAWERGWQPADVVRIVRRDLDEPHERLVAELITGESGRYAHLAPRWRAQLDELKQTPYTADRFSYATAVLELYRLLVRLPAIEPVGPVPGAPFTAEPSPHEPRMLTRIRALLAKAEATGFPQEAEALTAKAQELMARHSVDEAVLAAQTHRPDVPAACRIGVDAPYETAKAILLDAVASANRCRAVWNSGFGFSTVVGFEADLEGVELLYTSLLVQGTSAMTRAEATQRAGGRKRTKAFRQSFLMAYASRLGERLAVATDAVTDAVTDAVTADGGRDLLPVLAARDVAVTDRAERMFPETTTTRVRGVNDEAGWTHGRAAADSAQVSKTHPRITP